The following are encoded in a window of Atribacteraceae bacterium genomic DNA:
- a CDS encoding ABC transporter permease: protein MTANSNFIKKFLWAQSTGVLVMLIVLFILFGFYSEYRFFMPANLRSLLAFGAEFSLIFLAVGVLMIAGEFDLSIGSLLVFASYIFIQLLQVGINPFLVFLIILGICALMGLLNALITVKGQIPSFVATLGMMMFWRGFTLLLSGGATESIDLTGHPLFVSFMTGSIAGFFPVQFIWFGAVALLLGVLLHWQRFGNWIFATGDNRDAARAMGINTDYVKIMCFVMVGILCACSAGMQLTRVSTFSSRVGEGWELRAVAAAVVGGTSLRGGMGSMSGIFLGAMTIMTIDNGLVAMRIPHQWSFVVFGLVILFSVLASMYLEKKRLSHR, encoded by the coding sequence GTGACCGCGAATAGTAACTTCATAAAAAAATTCCTGTGGGCTCAATCTACCGGCGTGTTGGTCATGCTGATTGTTCTGTTTATATTGTTCGGTTTTTACTCGGAATATCGTTTTTTCATGCCGGCCAACCTTCGTTCGTTACTCGCTTTCGGGGCCGAATTCAGCCTCATATTTTTGGCAGTGGGAGTGTTGATGATCGCTGGAGAGTTTGACCTGTCCATCGGATCGCTTCTGGTGTTTGCTTCCTACATTTTTATCCAGCTTTTGCAGGTGGGGATCAATCCCTTTCTCGTCTTCCTCATTATATTGGGGATATGCGCCCTTATGGGACTCCTCAATGCTTTGATCACGGTCAAGGGACAAATACCCTCTTTTGTCGCCACCCTGGGCATGATGATGTTCTGGAGGGGTTTCACTCTTCTTCTCTCCGGTGGGGCGACGGAAAGTATCGATCTTACCGGCCACCCTCTTTTTGTTTCATTTATGACCGGGTCGATAGCCGGCTTTTTCCCCGTCCAATTTATCTGGTTCGGAGCAGTCGCCTTACTGCTGGGGGTTCTATTACACTGGCAGCGTTTCGGCAACTGGATATTCGCTACCGGTGATAACCGGGACGCCGCCCGGGCCATGGGTATCAATACGGATTATGTCAAAATCATGTGTTTCGTGATGGTCGGCATCCTTTGCGCTTGCTCGGCGGGTATGCAGTTAACCCGCGTTTCAACCTTTTCTTCTCGGGTGGGTGAAGGATGGGAACTGAGGGCTGTAGCCGCTGCGGTAGTAGGAGGAACTTCACTGCGTGGCGGCATGGGGAGCATGAGTGGGATTTTTCTCGGCGCCATGACCATTATGACCATCGACAACGGACTGGTGGCCATGCGGATTCCCCACCAGTGGTCTTTTGTGGTTTTCGGTCTGGTTATTCTCTTCTCGGTGCTGGCCAGCATGTATCTCGAAAAAAAACGTTTGAGTCACCGCTGA
- a CDS encoding ATP-binding cassette domain-containing protein, with translation MMSDGNGNSDLLVKMTNIHKWFGQVYALRGVDLEVKRGETLGLLGDNGAGKSTLIKILCGYHQAEKGEIHFEGRKVRIQSPREAQKLGIETVYQDQALAPNLSIARNVFMGREPVKKLGMLDRKIMDEESMKALSNLGLRISSPDLPVITLSGGGRQGVAIARALHFKAKLVILDEPTVALSVKEVGEVLEFIKQLQKESISVVFISHNIYHAYSIAERFVVMARGKLLKVVTKPEVTLDKLNELVIESAIVDLD, from the coding sequence ATGATGAGCGACGGGAACGGCAATTCGGACCTTCTGGTCAAGATGACCAACATTCACAAATGGTTCGGACAGGTCTACGCATTACGGGGAGTGGATTTAGAAGTCAAGCGGGGAGAGACGCTTGGACTGCTGGGTGACAACGGAGCGGGCAAGTCGACTCTCATCAAGATATTGTGCGGATACCATCAGGCCGAAAAGGGAGAAATCCACTTTGAAGGGCGAAAAGTTCGGATTCAATCCCCCCGAGAAGCTCAGAAACTGGGCATTGAAACCGTCTATCAGGACCAGGCGCTGGCGCCCAATCTGAGCATCGCCCGTAATGTTTTTATGGGCCGTGAGCCGGTAAAAAAACTCGGCATGCTCGATCGAAAAATTATGGATGAGGAGAGCATGAAAGCGCTGTCCAACCTGGGGTTACGGATATCCTCTCCGGATTTACCGGTAATAACCCTTTCTGGCGGTGGCCGGCAAGGAGTGGCCATTGCCCGAGCTCTACATTTCAAAGCAAAATTGGTGATTCTCGATGAACCTACGGTGGCTCTTTCAGTCAAAGAAGTAGGAGAGGTTCTTGAGTTCATCAAGCAATTGCAGAAGGAGAGCATTTCCGTTGTTTTCATTTCCCATAACATCTACCATGCGTATAGCATTGCCGAGCGGTTTGTAGTTATGGCTCGGGGTAAGCTCTTGAAAGTAGTGACCAAACCAGAGGTCACGCTGGATAAATTAAATGAACTGGTTATTGAAAGTGCTATCGTCGATTTGGATTGA
- a CDS encoding ABC transporter permease, whose translation MNSKSLNKFLLGRPTATLIVFIALVLIFSLFTRDHVFIGQRNIAALGRLFPDLGVITLGVGLLMIAGEFDLSVAAVLPFTSYIFARLLMAGSPPFWALLIAVVTGGALGLLNGFIVVKTKMPSFIVTLATLMFWRGVLFVWSRMMPLSVGAFIDRGSSFELALNGTVGGFFPIQTVWFVIFAVILGVVLHFHRFGNWVYATGDNRDAARAMGIRTDHVKIICFIIVGLLCGFSGGLQTVRLGSFAATQGIGFELRAISACVVGALSLRGGIGTMGGIVLGTLTIPILDNGLILMGVPIFGITAFIGLATILFVLLSSYTERRFR comes from the coding sequence ATGAACTCCAAATCTCTGAATAAATTCCTACTCGGGCGCCCGACTGCTACCCTCATTGTCTTTATAGCCTTAGTCCTCATTTTTTCTTTGTTCACCCGCGATCACGTCTTTATTGGACAACGCAATATCGCCGCCCTGGGAAGACTCTTTCCTGATCTTGGGGTCATTACTCTGGGCGTGGGATTACTGATGATCGCCGGGGAATTCGATCTTTCCGTTGCTGCCGTGCTTCCCTTCACCTCTTATATTTTTGCCCGCTTGCTCATGGCGGGAAGCCCTCCTTTCTGGGCTTTATTGATCGCTGTTGTTACAGGGGGAGCTCTGGGTCTTTTGAATGGTTTTATTGTGGTCAAAACCAAAATGCCTTCTTTTATCGTTACTCTGGCAACGCTGATGTTCTGGCGTGGCGTGCTTTTTGTCTGGTCACGGATGATGCCCTTGAGCGTGGGGGCTTTTATCGACCGGGGGTCCTCTTTCGAATTGGCGTTGAATGGAACAGTAGGCGGCTTTTTCCCTATTCAAACGGTTTGGTTTGTCATTTTTGCTGTCATATTGGGAGTCGTCCTGCATTTTCACCGCTTCGGTAACTGGGTGTACGCTACCGGTGATAACCGGGACGCCGCCCGGGCCATGGGAATCAGAACCGACCATGTAAAAATTATTTGTTTTATTATTGTCGGTTTGCTCTGTGGGTTTTCCGGTGGACTGCAAACTGTTCGATTGGGATCTTTCGCGGCCACTCAGGGGATTGGTTTTGAGTTACGGGCGATTTCCGCCTGTGTCGTCGGCGCCCTGTCTCTCAGGGGCGGTATCGGCACAATGGGAGGCATTGTGTTGGGAACCCTCACCATCCCCATCCTGGACAATGGCTTGATCCTGATGGGGGTGCCGATATTCGGCATAACGGCGTTTATCGGTTTGGCTACCATTCTTTTTGTACTGTTAAGTTCTTACACTGAGAGAAGGTTCAGATAG